In the Solanum pennellii chromosome 5, SPENNV200 genome, one interval contains:
- the LOC107019961 gene encoding glutathione S-transferase U17-like isoform X1, with protein sequence MATNSVKLLGTWACPYVYRVEIALKMKSIEYEFIQERVFNKSELLLKSNPVYKKIPVLFHDEKPICESLVILQYIDEAWLNGPSILPSDPYDRAIARFWAAYIDEKWYPLVADYRNVEGKEAKAAMVERISEGTLLLEEAFIDMSKGKSYCGGDSIGYVDIVFGSLLGWVKVIEIVDELKILDETKTPSLAEWDEKFCSDNVVKSIIPQAEKLVEVYHKYVELKKANSS encoded by the exons ATGGCAACAAATAGTGTAAAGCTTCTAGGTACATGGGCATGCCCGTATGTGTATCGCGTTGAAATAGCCCTCAAGATGAAGTCTATTGAGTATGAGTTTATACAAGAACGTGTGTTTAACAAAAGTGAGTTGCTTCTCAAATCCAATCCTGTTTACAAGAAAATCCCAGTTCTGTTCCACGACGAGAAGCCTATCTGTGAGTCCCTTGTCATCCTTCAGTACATCGATGAAGCTTGGCTTAACGGTCCCTCCATTCTTCCTTCTGATCCCTATGATCGTGCCATAGCACGATTTTGGGCAGCCTATATAGATGAAAAg TGGTATCCATTGGTAGCGGATTATAGGAACGTGGAAGGAAAGGAAGCAAAAGCAGCTATGGTGGAGAGAATTTCTGAAGGGACTTTGCTGCTGGAGGAAGCTTTTATCGACATGAGCAAAGGTAAATCTTACTGTGGTGGAGATAGTATTGGTTATGTTGACATTGTTTTTGGTAGTTTACTCGGATGGGTTAAGGTAATCGAGATCGTGGATGAATTGAAGATACTAGACGAAACAAAGACGCCTAGCCTAGCTGAATGGGATGAGAAATTTTGCTCAGACAACGTCGTAAAGAGTATCATTCCACAGG
- the LOC107019961 gene encoding glutathione S-transferase U17-like isoform X2, with protein MATNSVKLLGSWASPFVNRVELALKIKSIEYEFIQQNMINKGELLLKSNPVYKKIPVLIHDEKPICESLVILQYIDEVWINDPPVLPSDLYDRAIARFWAAYIDEKWFPLFRSFAVAQGEDAIKTALEPVFDGLVLLEDAFKNCSKGKKFFGGDKIGYVDIALGCFLGWMRVIEKMNNVTLLDEAKTPGLYNWAEDFSADSSVKDVMPETNKLAEAAKNLIPKIRANASR; from the exons ATGGCAACAAATAGTGTAAAGCTTCTAGGTTCATGGGCAAGCCCGTTTGTGAACCGCGTTGAACTAGCCCTCAAGATTAAGTCTATTGAGTATGAGTTTATACAACAAAACATGATAAACAAAGGTGAGTTGCTCCTTAAATCCAACCCTGTGTACAAGAAAATCCCCGTCCTGATCCATGACGAAAAGCCTATCTGTGAGTCCCTTGTTATCCTTCAGTACATCGATGAAGTTTGGATTAATGATCCCCCGGTTCTTCCTTCTGATCTCTATGATCGTGCCATAGCACGATTTTGGGCAGCCTATATAGATGAAAAG TGGTTTCCATTATTCCGTTCCTTCGCGGTTGCCCAAGGAGAGGATGCCATAAAGACAGCACTAGAGCCAGTGTTCGACGGTCTGGTGTTGTTGGAAGATGCCTTCAAGAATTGCAGCAAAGGAAAGAAGTTCTTTGGCGGAGACAAAATTGGATACGTGGACATTGCACTTGGCTGCTTCTTAGGTTGGATGAGGGTGATCGAGAAGATGAACAACGTCACACTACTTGACGAAGCCAAGACTCCAGGTTTATACAATTGGGCTGAAGATTTTAGTGCTGATAGTTCTGTCAAAGATGTCATGCCTGAAACTAATAAGCTTGCTGAGGCTGCTAAGAACCTTATACCCAAAATTAGAGCTAATGCATCTAGATAA